The nucleotide window CCCACACCGCCTTCCAGGGCGGCGATGCGCTTTTCAAACACATCCTGCGTCGGGTTCATGATCCGGGTGTAAATGTTGCCGAACTCCTTCAGGGCAAACAGATTGGCCGCGTGTTCAGTGTCGCGGAAAACGTAAGAAGTCGTCTGGTAAATGGGCACCGCCCGCGACAGGGTGGTGGGATCCGGTTCCTGCCCCCCGTGCACCGCCAAGGTCTCCGGCCGATACTGCCTTTCTTCCGCCATCGACGATTCCTCCTTTTTTTAAATAAAAAGCCTCTTCCCTTATCCAGAGAAGAGGCTGCTTGGTGATGCCGCTCTCCTCTTATCTCTCGGAAACCCGAAGGTTTCCGCAGGAATTGGCACCTTCCGGACGGTGTCCGGGGTTGCCGGGCTTCATCGGGCCAGTCCCTCCGCCGCTCTGGATAAGAGTGCTGCATGCGGTATTCCCTTGTCATTCCCGTCTGAAAACTTGTATTTAATTATAAGGGATTCCCCAGAATTTCGTCAACATTCTTTTTTCAAAAAATGCGTACCCGAAGACGCCCTCTCCACCGCCGGCAAAGTCGAATGCGTTGAAAGCCCGGCCGACCCAACCGGTGAATAAGGGTCGGCTTTCCGCTTTTCAACGGCAAAAAAAGTTTCATTCATATGCTCGCGATGGATGCGACGAAAAAATGGGTTTCGTCGCTGTATCGGTCCACGCCATGCCCCGATGTTCCACATAGGATAATTTGCAACGTTCACTCAGGGGAGGTTGGAAAGGTTGAAATCAAAAGCGCGGCTGACCGGGCGGGTCATCTTCAGAGGGGATCCGGGCTATGAACGTGCGCGCAAGAATTGGGATCCCCATACGAACAGATTTCCCAAAGTGTTTGTGTTTGCCCAAAGGACGCAAGATGTAGCAAACGCCATCAGATGGGCCCGTGAGAACCGAGTCCCCATTCGCGCCAGAAGCGGAAGGCATGCGTTGGAAACAAATCTCTCCCAGGTCAACGGGGGAATTGTCATCGATGTAAGCGATATGAAAAACATCTGGTTGGATAAAAAAAGGGGAATTGCGATCGTCGAGACGGGCAACACCGTGGGAAGAATCGTGAAGACCCTCGCACGGCAAGGATTTATGGCACCCTTTGGTGACAGCCCTTCCGTCGGCATCGGCGGCATCACACCCGGCGGGGGAATCGGGCCTCTCCAGCGATCGATCGGCCTTCTCAGCGATAACCTGATCGGCGTGGAAATGGTGGATGCGAAGGGAAGGGTGATTCGTGCAGACAAAAACCATCACGCGGACCTCCTGTGGGCTACCCGCGGAGGTGGCGGCGGAAACTTCGGGATATATACCAAATACAAATTCAAAGTGCATCGTGCCCCAGCCGGGGCGACAGTATTCCGCATCATCTGGCCATGGAATCAGTTCGCAAAGGTATTCAGAGTATGGCAGCGATGGGCTCCTTCCGTCGATACGAGGCTGGGCACCTACTTGGAAATCGGCCCGAAAATCGGAGGCCGTGTCACCGTGCAGGGGCTGTTCCTGGGACCAAAAAGGGAGGCCGTACGCCTGTTGAAGCCTGTATTGAGCGTCGGCACTCCCACGACGAAGATCATCCGGTGGTTGTCATACCCGAAAGCAGTAAACTTTTTGTTGCCTCCCGATCCAGTCCTTACCCAAAGGTGGAGCAACCAGTTCTCTTCCGGTTTCGCGATCCGCCCGTTCCCGGAAAGGGCGATTCAGGTCATGCGTCAATTTTTAGAGAAAGCGAAACCGGGATCCCCCGCAGGTTTCTTTTTCCTCAACTGGGGCGGCGCTGTAAGCCGCATCCCCCCTGAGGCGACGGCGTTCTTCTGGCGGAAAGCCAAATTTTACATCGAGTGGAACAGTTCATGGATCAAACGTTCCGAAGCCGCCAAAAATATCGCCCTTGTCCGCGACACGCGCCGGAAGCTCCAACCTTTCATCGTCGGGTCCTATATCAACGTTCCGGACCAAGGAATTAAAAATTCCGGGCCGGTTTACTACGGAGCAAACTACCCCCGATTGCGAAGGGTAAAAGCCAAATACGATCCTGAAAATGTGTTTCGCTTCCCTCAAAGCATCCCCCCTGCCTTCCGGAGATAAGTTCAGAATCCCCACCCCCTCCCCCTCGGAACGCCCCTCCTTTGCCAATACCCTCCTGCATCGGAACAGGTGGCGCCAACCTCCTGCAAAAGAAGACCCGGGGGTTTCCCCAAATGAAGTCGATCATTGATTCCGACGCCGCTTCCGACTACAATGTGGATAAGTGATTTGGGGAACATGCC belongs to Planifilum fulgidum and includes:
- a CDS encoding FAD-binding oxidoreductase, with translation MKSKARLTGRVIFRGDPGYERARKNWDPHTNRFPKVFVFAQRTQDVANAIRWARENRVPIRARSGRHALETNLSQVNGGIVIDVSDMKNIWLDKKRGIAIVETGNTVGRIVKTLARQGFMAPFGDSPSVGIGGITPGGGIGPLQRSIGLLSDNLIGVEMVDAKGRVIRADKNHHADLLWATRGGGGGNFGIYTKYKFKVHRAPAGATVFRIIWPWNQFAKVFRVWQRWAPSVDTRLGTYLEIGPKIGGRVTVQGLFLGPKREAVRLLKPVLSVGTPTTKIIRWLSYPKAVNFLLPPDPVLTQRWSNQFSSGFAIRPFPERAIQVMRQFLEKAKPGSPAGFFFLNWGGAVSRIPPEATAFFWRKAKFYIEWNSSWIKRSEAAKNIALVRDTRRKLQPFIVGSYINVPDQGIKNSGPVYYGANYPRLRRVKAKYDPENVFRFPQSIPPAFRR